From Paenibacillus graminis, a single genomic window includes:
- a CDS encoding glycoside hydrolase family 76 protein — protein MIIWKKLCSAALPAVLALSLLAPGGSPKAEAFTATNADDAMAALVNVFYDSSAKYFYVNSDHQIHSEHAHGPDGGLYTDFWWEAQLWETVMDAFERTNSPVYRTMIDDIYAGFNNKYPDMMANPFNDDLGWWALACMRAYELTGTTEYLNRGSFLFGQIYSEWDTAYGGGIWWRRDAHTPGQANAQKNMATNAPMVMTAVKLRNAYNDPAYLAKATQIYDWTKSTLVNGSKVNDHIEGTGSGLVKDWDFTYNYGTFLGAAVSLYQATGTASYLTDANTSAQYVVNKMVSAQSLMYEGENDAAGFKMIFVRNLNRLRVQGGQSQYLSFLQQNATQAWNHRRASDQIIGSDWLRPTGMSYVQSLAAAAGASILQIVPADGYSGYIAGNGAYEAENAQRTLAPGGGMMNESTNAGFTGRGYVGGWNTSGTSIDFYVNQNTAGTKTVTFRYAAAAGNASRYVKVNGVVVSANLVFSSTSSWGTYGTVSVTIPLNAGSNTIQLGYDSTLGNSNYLNVDLLSGL, from the coding sequence GTGATCATCTGGAAAAAGCTGTGTTCCGCCGCTTTACCCGCTGTGCTGGCTTTATCCCTGCTGGCTCCTGGCGGGAGTCCGAAGGCGGAGGCCTTCACTGCTACGAACGCCGATGATGCCATGGCGGCTCTGGTGAATGTATTCTACGATTCGTCTGCGAAATACTTCTATGTCAACAGCGACCATCAAATTCATTCCGAACATGCGCATGGGCCGGATGGAGGCCTATATACGGATTTCTGGTGGGAAGCCCAGCTGTGGGAAACGGTCATGGATGCATTTGAACGCACGAACAGTCCGGTCTACCGGACGATGATCGACGATATCTATGCCGGCTTCAACAACAAGTATCCTGATATGATGGCGAACCCCTTCAATGACGATCTGGGCTGGTGGGCACTGGCCTGCATGCGGGCTTACGAACTAACCGGAACGACCGAGTATCTGAACCGCGGCAGCTTCCTGTTCGGCCAGATCTATTCAGAATGGGACACGGCTTATGGCGGAGGAATTTGGTGGAGAAGGGACGCACATACGCCGGGTCAGGCGAACGCCCAGAAAAACATGGCAACGAACGCCCCCATGGTCATGACTGCCGTCAAGCTCCGCAATGCCTATAATGATCCTGCCTATCTGGCCAAAGCCACACAAATCTACGACTGGACCAAGTCAACCCTGGTGAACGGCAGCAAGGTCAACGATCATATCGAAGGCACCGGCAGCGGCCTGGTCAAGGATTGGGACTTCACTTATAATTACGGAACATTTCTGGGGGCTGCCGTCTCCTTGTACCAGGCTACAGGAACCGCTTCCTACCTAACTGATGCCAATACTTCGGCGCAATATGTTGTGAACAAAATGGTATCCGCTCAAAGTCTCATGTATGAAGGGGAAAATGATGCAGCCGGCTTCAAAATGATCTTCGTCCGCAATCTGAACCGTCTGAGGGTCCAAGGCGGACAATCGCAATATTTAAGTTTTCTTCAGCAAAACGCGACGCAAGCCTGGAATCACCGCCGGGCTTCCGATCAGATCATCGGCAGCGACTGGCTCCGTCCGACGGGTATGTCCTATGTGCAAAGTCTGGCTGCGGCTGCGGGCGCTTCCATTCTGCAGATTGTGCCGGCTGACGGTTACAGCGGCTATATTGCCGGCAATGGGGCATATGAAGCTGAGAATGCGCAGCGGACCCTGGCCCCCGGCGGGGGTATGATGAATGAGAGCACCAACGCCGGCTTTACCGGAAGAGGATACGTGGGAGGGTGGAACACCAGCGGAACATCAATCGACTTTTATGTTAACCAGAATACAGCGGGCACCAAAACAGTGACCTTCCGTTATGCCGCTGCCGCCGGCAATGCCTCGCGTTATGTAAAAGTGAACGGGGTTGTGGTCTCGGCCAATCTGGTGTTCAGTTCAACCTCCAGTTGGGGAACTTACGGAACAGTATCGGTAACGATACCGCTGAATGCAGGCTCTAATACCATTCAACTGGGATATGACAGCACACTGGGCAATTCGAATTATCTGAATGTGGATTTGCTGAGCGGTCTGTAA
- a CDS encoding CARDB domain-containing protein yields MRNKYFLWLVIGALMITSLFMGVGSFTPASAAGGPNLTLGKSITASGQSQIYSEDNVKDSNQATYWESTNNAFPQWLQVDLGTATSIDQIVLKLPAGWEARTQTLAVQGSTNGTAFTTLVGSADYSFSPSVQNNTVTISFNAADTRYVRLNFTGNTVWPAAQVAEFEIYGTSGTTPTPTSAATSTPGPTGTYQAESAALSGGAKVNTDHTGFAGTGFVDGYWTQGASTTFTVNVPAAGTREVTLKYGNANGNASTISVYVNCIKIRQSTLPSLANWDTWGNKAEALTLNAGNNTIAYKYDSGDSANINLDQITVETSGSPSATPSVTPTPTATVTPTPVPTATPTPTSTPTPTATDAPTPAPTATATPVPGSNIAIGKSITASSSIQSFVAASANDNSTSTYWEGNGNPNTLTLDLGADHNISSIVLKLNPATEWSTRTQTIQVLGQNQGTSAFSNLVSAQPYTFNPSTGNSVTIPVAATVKRLQLNITSNSGAPSGQIAEFQVFGSPAPNPDLTVTGMTWSPASPVETSAITLNAVVKNSGNAASGATTVNFYLGSELAGSAPVGALAAGGSVTVSLNAGTKYAASYALSVKVDENNTVIEQNDSNNSYTNPSNLVVAPVASSDLIGVASWTPAAPVAGNTLGFTVNLKNQGTVASTNGAHGITVVLKNTAGSTIQTFSGSYSGVIAAGASVNISIPGTWTAGNGNYTVTATVAADANELPAKQANNVNTSNLVVYAQRGASVPYSRYDTDDAVRGGASALKSAPNFDQSQIASEASGQRYIALPSNGSYAQWTVRHGQGGAGVTMRFTMPDAADGMGLNGSLDAYVNGVKVKTISLTSYYSWQYFSGDQPGDAPSAGRPLFRFDEVHWKLDTPLQPGDTIRIQKNNGDSLEYGVDFLEIEPVPAAIARPANSVSITDHGAVADDGQDDLAAFNAAVTAAVSSGKTLYIPAGTFSLSSMWQIGSVNSMINNFTVTGAGFWHTNLQFTNPNAAGGGISLRITGKLDFSNVYMNSNLRSRYNQNAVYKGFMDNFGSSSIIHEVWVEHFECGMWVGDYGHTPAIYASGLVVENSRIRNNLADGINFSQGTSNSIVRNSNVRNNGDDGLAVWPSNTFGAPDGVNNTFSYNTIENNWRAGGIAFFGGSGHKADHNYIIDTVGGSGIRLNTTFPGAHFNNNTGILFSDTTIINSGTSQDLYNGERGAIDLEASADPIKNVTFTNIDIINTQRDAIQFGYGGGFSNIVFNNITINGTGLDGVTTSRFSGAHKGAAIYTYTGNGAATFNNLTTSNIAYPDLYYIQSGFGLTIQ; encoded by the coding sequence ATGCGCAATAAGTATTTTCTATGGCTGGTCATCGGGGCCCTGATGATTACAAGCTTGTTTATGGGTGTAGGTTCATTCACTCCCGCTTCAGCAGCCGGAGGCCCCAACCTGACGCTCGGCAAAAGCATCACTGCAAGCGGACAATCCCAGATCTACAGCGAGGACAATGTTAAGGACAGCAATCAGGCTACGTATTGGGAAAGCACGAACAACGCATTTCCGCAATGGCTGCAGGTGGATCTGGGCACCGCCACGAGTATTGATCAAATTGTACTTAAGCTTCCGGCAGGCTGGGAAGCACGGACACAGACGCTTGCGGTTCAGGGCAGCACGAACGGGACGGCATTCACAACCTTAGTCGGCAGTGCCGATTACAGCTTCAGCCCTTCCGTTCAGAATAACACCGTAACGATCAGCTTCAATGCAGCAGACACCCGTTATGTGCGCCTGAACTTCACAGGCAACACAGTCTGGCCGGCGGCACAGGTGGCTGAATTTGAAATTTACGGCACCAGCGGCACCACGCCGACCCCGACGTCTGCCGCCACTTCTACCCCCGGCCCAACAGGTACCTATCAGGCTGAATCTGCTGCACTCTCCGGCGGGGCGAAGGTGAACACGGATCATACAGGATTCGCAGGAACGGGATTTGTAGACGGCTACTGGACACAGGGCGCATCCACGACCTTCACAGTCAACGTCCCGGCTGCCGGAACCCGGGAGGTAACACTGAAATATGGCAATGCCAATGGGAATGCGAGCACAATCAGCGTCTACGTTAACTGCATAAAAATCCGCCAGTCCACCCTTCCTTCCTTAGCCAATTGGGACACATGGGGGAATAAGGCGGAAGCGCTTACTCTAAATGCGGGCAATAATACGATTGCCTACAAATACGATTCCGGCGATTCCGCCAATATCAATCTGGATCAAATCACGGTTGAGACGTCAGGTTCACCTTCGGCAACTCCAAGTGTGACTCCAACACCGACTGCGACCGTGACACCAACACCAGTCCCTACAGCGACTCCTACACCAACATCAACACCAACTCCTACAGCAACTGATGCACCGACTCCTGCACCAACAGCCACGGCTACACCTGTTCCAGGCAGCAACATCGCCATCGGCAAATCCATAACCGCGTCTTCCAGCATACAATCCTTTGTGGCTGCGAGTGCGAATGACAACAGCACAAGCACATACTGGGAAGGAAACGGCAATCCCAACACATTGACACTGGATCTTGGCGCCGATCACAATATTAGCTCTATCGTGCTGAAGCTGAATCCGGCAACGGAATGGAGCACGCGTACACAAACCATTCAAGTGCTTGGCCAGAACCAGGGTACATCAGCATTCAGCAATCTGGTATCGGCGCAACCCTATACCTTTAATCCATCGACAGGGAATTCGGTTACTATACCGGTTGCAGCAACAGTCAAACGACTGCAGCTGAACATTACATCCAACTCCGGTGCTCCATCCGGGCAAATCGCCGAGTTCCAGGTCTTCGGTTCTCCCGCGCCGAACCCGGATTTGACGGTTACAGGGATGACCTGGTCTCCGGCCTCTCCGGTTGAGACCAGTGCGATTACACTAAATGCTGTCGTGAAGAACAGCGGAAATGCTGCTTCCGGGGCAACCACCGTCAACTTCTATCTGGGCAGTGAACTTGCCGGTTCGGCTCCGGTAGGCGCACTTGCTGCAGGCGGGTCCGTTACAGTCTCATTGAACGCAGGAACAAAATACGCTGCCTCCTATGCGCTTAGTGTCAAGGTGGATGAGAACAACACCGTTATCGAGCAGAATGACAGCAACAACAGCTACACTAATCCGTCGAACCTTGTAGTTGCACCTGTTGCAAGCTCTGATCTGATTGGGGTCGCATCCTGGACGCCAGCTGCTCCAGTGGCGGGCAATACACTCGGATTTACAGTGAATCTCAAAAATCAGGGAACCGTCGCATCAACCAATGGTGCCCATGGCATTACAGTCGTGCTCAAAAATACGGCCGGATCAACCATACAGACCTTCAGCGGGTCCTACAGCGGAGTCATTGCTGCAGGTGCATCGGTCAATATCTCCATTCCGGGTACATGGACAGCAGGAAACGGAAATTATACTGTAACCGCCACTGTAGCTGCAGATGCCAATGAGCTTCCTGCCAAACAGGCCAACAACGTTAACACGTCAAATCTGGTTGTGTATGCGCAGCGTGGAGCAAGCGTTCCTTACAGCCGGTACGACACGGATGACGCTGTGCGCGGAGGCGCATCCGCATTGAAGTCTGCACCGAATTTCGATCAGTCACAGATTGCCTCGGAAGCTTCCGGCCAGCGCTATATCGCACTTCCTTCGAACGGCTCCTATGCCCAGTGGACTGTAAGACACGGCCAAGGCGGGGCAGGGGTAACCATGAGATTTACGATGCCGGACGCTGCGGATGGCATGGGCCTGAACGGTTCCCTCGACGCTTATGTCAATGGCGTCAAGGTCAAGACCATATCCCTGACCTCATATTACAGCTGGCAGTACTTCTCAGGAGACCAGCCCGGAGATGCGCCGAGTGCAGGGCGCCCGCTGTTCCGGTTCGATGAAGTGCACTGGAAACTGGACACTCCGCTCCAGCCGGGTGACACGATCCGGATCCAGAAGAACAACGGGGACAGTCTGGAATACGGTGTCGACTTCCTTGAGATCGAGCCTGTACCGGCGGCCATAGCCCGCCCGGCCAATTCCGTCTCCATCACCGACCATGGTGCAGTAGCGGACGATGGCCAGGATGATCTTGCAGCGTTTAACGCGGCGGTCACTGCGGCAGTATCTTCCGGCAAAACTCTGTATATTCCTGCAGGAACCTTCAGCCTGAGCAGCATGTGGCAAATCGGCTCGGTCAACAGCATGATCAACAATTTTACGGTTACAGGTGCGGGCTTCTGGCATACGAATCTGCAGTTTACGAACCCTAATGCGGCAGGAGGCGGAATCTCGCTCCGCATTACCGGCAAGCTCGATTTCAGTAATGTGTATATGAATTCAAACCTGCGGTCACGGTACAACCAGAATGCGGTCTACAAAGGATTCATGGATAACTTTGGCAGCAGCTCCATCATTCATGAGGTCTGGGTAGAGCATTTTGAATGCGGTATGTGGGTCGGGGATTACGGTCATACTCCGGCCATCTACGCCAGCGGGCTGGTTGTAGAGAACAGCCGGATCCGCAACAACCTCGCGGACGGCATCAACTTCTCGCAAGGTACCAGCAACTCTATCGTCCGCAACAGCAATGTGCGCAATAATGGAGATGACGGGCTTGCTGTGTGGCCGAGCAATACGTTTGGCGCACCGGATGGTGTGAACAATACTTTCTCATACAACACCATCGAGAATAACTGGCGGGCGGGAGGCATTGCCTTTTTCGGAGGAAGCGGGCACAAGGCGGATCATAACTATATTATCGACACCGTAGGCGGCTCAGGTATCCGTTTGAACACTACTTTTCCGGGGGCCCATTTCAATAACAATACCGGCATTCTGTTCTCGGACACAACCATTATCAATAGCGGAACCAGCCAGGACTTGTATAACGGAGAGCGGGGAGCCATTGATCTTGAAGCTTCCGCCGACCCGATCAAGAATGTAACGTTTACCAACATCGATATCATCAATACCCAGCGGGATGCCATCCAGTTCGGATATGGCGGCGGATTCAGCAACATCGTGTTCAATAATATTACCATTAACGGCACGGGGCTGGACGGAGTGACCACCTCACGCTTCTCGGGAGCGCACAAAGGTGCGGCAATTTACACCTATACCGGCAACGGGGCTGCCACCTTCAACAACCTGACCACCAGCAACATTGCCTATCCTGACCTGTATTACATCCAGAGCGGCTTTGGATTAACCATTCAATAG
- a CDS encoding spore germination protein, translating to MWSTIVSYIPGWIIFMQAAITLLCPLGIYFIYKKLYTFVSTAGPKLNNSVQPVAESTADSLVSGQYEADLSYVQQAIGGNSDVNFREFMVQGYELRAVLVFVNGMQDEESINKHVMHQLMFGNSGMKEEGQDSRETLTLSALKANLLPLTELEEVKELDKLQERILFGYTALLIEGISAGLLVGHPNGSIRAITEPTSEALLRGPRIAFSEVLSENTSMLRRQGLNKNLEMKVYEVGSLVKRKLVIAYMKDIVNPDLLEEVKTRVSRIDMDFIAESGYVEQLIEDNVLSPFQQIQNTERPDRVINALLEGRVALLLEGTPFALIVPVTFSMLLQSPEDYFERWLPGTLLRLLRFFAAFMALMAPALYISFISFHPGLIPTELVISIIETRQGVPFPSVIEVLILEVSIEILREAGIRLPKPIGPAMGIVGGLIIGDAAVNAGLVSPFLVIVVAVTAISSFSIPMYSAGITLRILRFVGMMFAALLGMLGTILFILLIFIHLTKLKSFGVPYVTPFSPLRLSDWKDLYIRAPLPLMKRRPEMMKTQKKKRRT from the coding sequence ATGTGGTCAACTATTGTATCCTATATCCCCGGATGGATCATATTTATGCAGGCTGCAATTACTTTGCTCTGTCCGCTGGGAATTTATTTTATATACAAAAAACTGTATACATTCGTAAGCACGGCGGGACCCAAATTGAATAACAGCGTTCAACCCGTTGCTGAATCCACAGCGGACAGCCTGGTCAGCGGGCAGTACGAAGCGGATTTGTCGTATGTTCAGCAGGCAATTGGCGGGAACAGTGATGTGAATTTTCGTGAATTTATGGTACAGGGGTATGAGCTCCGGGCTGTACTTGTCTTTGTTAACGGTATGCAGGATGAAGAATCGATCAACAAGCATGTCATGCATCAGCTTATGTTCGGAAACAGCGGGATGAAGGAGGAGGGGCAAGATTCCCGGGAAACCTTAACCCTGTCCGCCCTAAAAGCAAACCTGCTGCCGCTCACAGAGCTTGAGGAGGTTAAAGAGCTGGACAAGCTCCAGGAGCGGATTCTTTTCGGCTATACGGCATTACTGATTGAAGGGATATCCGCAGGACTTCTGGTTGGACATCCCAACGGGTCTATCCGTGCGATTACGGAACCGACTTCAGAGGCACTGCTTCGCGGACCAAGAATCGCTTTTTCGGAAGTGTTAAGTGAAAATACTTCTATGCTGCGCAGACAAGGCTTGAATAAGAACCTGGAAATGAAGGTATACGAGGTGGGCAGTCTTGTAAAACGCAAGCTGGTCATTGCGTATATGAAGGATATCGTCAACCCCGATTTACTGGAGGAAGTCAAGACGAGAGTATCCAGGATCGATATGGATTTTATTGCCGAATCGGGTTATGTGGAACAATTGATAGAGGATAACGTTCTGAGCCCTTTCCAGCAAATACAAAATACCGAGCGGCCTGACCGGGTAATTAACGCCTTGCTTGAAGGCCGGGTTGCTCTGCTTCTGGAAGGGACACCATTTGCACTGATTGTGCCTGTGACCTTCAGTATGCTGCTTCAATCACCGGAGGATTACTTTGAGCGGTGGCTGCCTGGAACATTGCTGCGGCTGCTGAGATTTTTCGCTGCATTTATGGCGCTGATGGCACCGGCTTTGTATATTTCCTTTATCTCTTTTCATCCCGGATTGATTCCGACCGAGCTGGTGATCAGCATCATCGAGACCCGCCAGGGGGTGCCTTTTCCTTCTGTTATTGAAGTTCTGATTCTGGAAGTATCCATTGAAATCCTGCGCGAAGCGGGAATCCGGCTGCCCAAACCGATCGGACCTGCGATGGGCATTGTAGGCGGTCTGATTATTGGCGATGCCGCAGTAAATGCGGGACTCGTCAGCCCGTTTCTGGTCATTGTGGTAGCGGTCACAGCGATTTCATCCTTTTCGATCCCTATGTACAGTGCCGGCATCACGCTCCGCATTTTAAGGTTTGTTGGCATGATGTTCGCAGCTCTTCTCGGCATGCTTGGCACTATTCTGTTTATTTTACTGATCTTTATCCATTTGACCAAGCTGAAGAGCTTTGGCGTGCCCTATGTCACCCCATTCTCCCCTCTGCGCTTGAGCGACTGGAAGGATCTCTATATTCGCGCACCGCTGCCCTTAATGAAGCGCAGACCTGAAATGATGAAGACTCAGAAGAAAAAACGCCGCACCTAG
- a CDS encoding GerAB/ArcD/ProY family transporter: MFERSDLKITSTQAAIFLTNTVLGAGILTLPRSVTETAKTPDAWISVLLGGGIIMLVIVLMVKLSQQFPGQTVYQYSRQIAGSIPGSFLSVLLIVYFIIIAGFEIRVFAEITMFFLLEGTPIWAIVIPFIWVGGYLVFGGINSIARVYQIIFPVSIFVLLLCYLFSGRLFDINHLRPFLGDGIMPVIRGLKSTILVFTGCEVVMTLTAFMQHPQQAVKAMLAGIGIPLILYLITVVMSIGGLSIDSVITSTWPTIDLIRSFEISGFFFERLEFPLLVIWMMQMFCNFCSFFFNASLGISQLFKLKMAPIIFGLMPLIFLATMIPVRINDVFALGDAIGNMGIVLFVLLPVLLSLVLIVRRKGLKQNV; the protein is encoded by the coding sequence GTGTTTGAACGCTCAGACCTAAAAATCACATCCACACAGGCTGCTATATTCTTGACAAACACAGTTCTCGGTGCCGGAATATTGACGCTGCCCAGATCGGTTACCGAGACCGCCAAAACTCCGGATGCCTGGATTTCGGTTCTGCTGGGCGGCGGAATTATCATGCTGGTCATCGTGCTGATGGTTAAGCTGAGTCAACAATTCCCCGGGCAAACGGTCTATCAATACTCCAGGCAAATTGCCGGCAGCATTCCAGGGAGCTTCCTTTCCGTGCTGCTGATTGTCTACTTCATCATAATCGCAGGGTTTGAGATTCGGGTATTTGCCGAGATTACCATGTTTTTTTTACTTGAAGGTACTCCTATCTGGGCCATTGTCATCCCGTTTATCTGGGTGGGGGGATATCTGGTCTTCGGAGGGATTAATTCCATTGCCAGAGTGTATCAGATTATTTTTCCGGTCAGCATATTTGTACTTCTGCTGTGCTATCTCTTCAGTGGGAGACTGTTTGATATCAATCATTTGCGCCCGTTTCTAGGTGATGGAATTATGCCTGTCATCAGGGGTCTTAAATCGACAATCCTGGTGTTTACCGGTTGTGAGGTTGTAATGACATTAACAGCATTTATGCAGCACCCTCAGCAAGCCGTCAAAGCTATGTTAGCCGGGATTGGAATTCCGCTGATCTTGTACTTGATTACTGTGGTTATGTCCATTGGCGGACTATCGATAGATTCAGTGATTACAAGCACATGGCCCACGATAGACCTGATCCGCAGCTTTGAAATTTCAGGCTTCTTTTTTGAACGTCTGGAATTCCCGCTGCTCGTCATTTGGATGATGCAGATGTTTTGCAATTTCTGCAGCTTCTTCTTCAACGCATCACTGGGAATCTCCCAGTTGTTTAAACTAAAGATGGCTCCGATTATATTCGGATTGATGCCGCTCATTTTTTTGGCAACCATGATTCCTGTACGCATCAACGATGTATTTGCTCTTGGCGACGCAATCGGGAACATGGGAATTGTCTTGTTTGTCTTGCTTCCTGTTTTGCTGTCTCTGGTTCTTATCGTTAGGAGGAAGGGGTTGAAGCAGAATGTATAG
- a CDS encoding Ger(x)C family spore germination protein has product MYRRRLFPAFLATALLMTETGCWSSKEIEDLSMYTALTMDTGQPSKVEQTFEKEGGSYLKDNKITVTIEIVPKKSYGNSNKTSDTDAKSPNYVNISETGDSVLEILRQFAIRLDHPVIGHHLKVIVISKQLLKEQRIQSLMDFVLRDNDIRPSSLILMSEGRAADTLKTKYGDEIPAFHIRGMTRNRFRTNRIMKGIVISELDALMHSKKSFVLQNIVEANQEVEFSGGGVIKGDTGKWVGNLDQEDTESIAWIMGDVKGGTLKTYDPDHQTVTYEIKSAKSKISAKVNKDHEPEFHVSIESEGRLIEKWKNPGQSSKKEYLEKMQGIFEERLSAMIQSLMQKMQSEYKVEVAGFGERLSVEEPQEWKKLKDHWDETFSRTPVTFDIKLTITDFGSFIE; this is encoded by the coding sequence ATGTATAGACGCAGATTATTCCCTGCCTTCCTGGCCACAGCACTCCTAATGACAGAGACCGGCTGCTGGAGCAGCAAGGAGATTGAAGATCTGAGCATGTACACGGCGCTAACTATGGACACAGGGCAACCAAGCAAGGTGGAGCAGACCTTTGAGAAAGAGGGAGGAAGCTACTTAAAAGACAACAAAATTACAGTAACGATTGAGATTGTCCCGAAAAAGTCATATGGGAATTCCAATAAAACATCAGATACCGATGCCAAATCACCTAACTATGTCAATATTTCCGAAACAGGCGATTCAGTGCTGGAAATTTTGCGCCAGTTCGCCATTCGTCTGGATCACCCGGTGATTGGACATCACCTGAAGGTTATTGTGATTTCCAAGCAGCTGCTGAAGGAGCAGCGAATACAGAGTTTGATGGATTTTGTGCTTCGGGATAATGACATCCGCCCCAGCAGCTTAATATTAATGAGTGAAGGCCGGGCTGCGGATACGCTCAAAACGAAATATGGCGATGAGATACCGGCCTTTCACATTAGAGGCATGACGCGGAACCGTTTTAGAACCAACAGAATTATGAAGGGCATCGTTATCTCCGAACTGGATGCGCTGATGCATTCCAAAAAAAGCTTTGTCTTGCAAAATATCGTTGAAGCGAATCAGGAAGTGGAGTTCTCTGGCGGAGGGGTGATTAAGGGGGACACCGGCAAATGGGTTGGAAATCTGGATCAGGAGGATACTGAGAGTATTGCGTGGATAATGGGGGATGTAAAAGGAGGAACGCTCAAAACCTACGATCCGGATCATCAGACCGTGACCTATGAGATTAAGTCGGCAAAAAGCAAAATATCGGCAAAAGTGAATAAGGATCATGAGCCGGAGTTTCACGTGAGTATTGAATCCGAGGGGCGGTTAATCGAAAAGTGGAAAAATCCGGGACAATCCTCTAAAAAAGAATATCTTGAAAAAATGCAGGGGATATTCGAAGAAAGGCTCTCTGCCATGATTCAATCGCTTATGCAGAAGATGCAGTCGGAATACAAAGTAGAGGTAGCCGGATTCGGAGAACGGCTAAGTGTGGAAGAGCCGCAGGAATGGAAGAAGCTGAAGGATCATTGGGATGAAACCTTCAGCCGCACTCCAGTCACCTTTGATATTAAGCTTACAATTACAGATTTTGGCTCGTTTATTGAATAA
- a CDS encoding AraC family transcriptional regulator: MEVFPVFTGEYLFDSCSPVQLLLTQETVTSVRHQHDFLELAYVVQGEGIHLAAKDKIQVVQGDLLVIPPGVSHVFHPQDLTGSQPLIILNCMLRPEVCRIPRELSGEFSEEDMFPLLTLLELKQWFGYREKNMELSLILRRMQGIHHNGSAEDQLQLYPLLFELAGLILPAASVPFAQQPRVDEDPLHDVILYMISNFSEKITLKEISRQIAMSSRQFQRLFKIKTGRSYIQMLQEIRMKYSCMLLMFTELGIQAIALEVGIYDMKYFYRLFREYSGMTPACYRNRFHSHYLSAKEMISSAEHCSR, translated from the coding sequence ATGGAAGTTTTTCCGGTATTCACTGGGGAATATCTATTTGACTCCTGTTCACCGGTTCAATTGCTCCTGACTCAGGAAACAGTCACTTCCGTACGTCATCAGCACGATTTTTTGGAACTCGCTTATGTGGTTCAGGGGGAAGGAATCCATCTGGCAGCTAAGGATAAAATCCAGGTTGTACAGGGGGATTTGCTAGTTATACCGCCTGGGGTTTCCCATGTCTTTCACCCGCAGGATCTGACCGGTTCCCAGCCGCTCATCATCCTCAATTGTATGCTCAGGCCTGAGGTTTGCAGAATTCCCCGCGAACTTTCAGGAGAATTTTCTGAAGAGGATATGTTTCCATTGCTGACGCTTCTGGAGTTGAAGCAATGGTTCGGATACAGGGAGAAAAACATGGAGCTATCCTTGATACTCCGCCGTATGCAGGGGATACATCATAATGGTTCCGCTGAGGATCAGCTGCAGCTGTACCCGCTGCTGTTCGAGCTCGCGGGCCTCATTCTGCCCGCTGCATCTGTCCCCTTCGCACAACAGCCCCGGGTTGACGAAGATCCGCTGCATGACGTTATTCTGTATATGATCAGTAATTTCAGCGAGAAAATCACACTGAAGGAGATTAGCCGCCAGATTGCGATGAGCTCCCGCCAGTTTCAGAGATTATTCAAAATAAAGACCGGCAGATCCTACATCCAGATGCTCCAGGAAATCCGCATGAAATACAGCTGCATGCTGCTGATGTTCACGGAGCTTGGGATACAGGCTATTGCGCTGGAGGTCGGAATTTACGACATGAAATATTTCTACCGGCTGTTCCGCGAGTACAGCGGTATGACTCCTGCCTGTTATCGAAACCGGTTTCATAGTCACTATTTGTCGGCGAAGGAGATGATAAGCAGTGCTGAACATTGTTCCCGTTAA
- a CDS encoding acyl carrier protein translates to MQQKVIEIIAEIKEDPGLLQTLNGASDLTLDAALDSLQIINFILRIEDEFDIEVDFDTFDLEHLKSVDRFSAYVAGLAVR, encoded by the coding sequence ATGCAGCAGAAAGTCATTGAGATTATCGCTGAAATCAAGGAGGATCCGGGCCTGCTTCAGACGCTGAACGGGGCTTCGGATCTGACTCTGGATGCCGCACTTGATTCGCTGCAAATCATCAATTTTATTCTGAGAATCGAAGACGAATTCGATATCGAAGTAGATTTCGATACCTTTGATCTGGAACATTTGAAATCGGTAGACCGTTTCTCCGCTTATGTCGCCGGGCTTGCCGTGCGATGA